A single genomic interval of Paralichthys olivaceus isolate ysfri-2021 chromosome 7, ASM2471397v2, whole genome shotgun sequence harbors:
- the cnot1 gene encoding CCR4-NOT transcription complex subunit 1 isoform X8, whose translation MNLDSLSLALSQISYLADNLTKKNYRASQQEIQHIVNRHGPEADRHLLRCLFSHVDFSGDGKSSGKDFHQTQFLIQECVSLISKPNFISTLCYAIDNPLHYQKSLKPSAHLFTQLSKVLKLSKVQEVIFGLALLNSSNTDLRGFAAQFIKQKLPDLLRSYVDADLGGNQEGGFQDIAIEVLHLLLSHLLFGQKGASGVGQEQIDAFLKTLCRDFPQERCPVVLAPLLYPEKRDILMDRILPDSGELAKTMMESSLSEFMQEVGYGFCASVDECRNIILQYGVREVTASQVARVLGMMARTHSGLTDGIPLQSISAPGSGIWSDGKDKNDGSQAHTWNVEVLIDVVKEVNPNLNFKEVTYELDHAGFIIRDSKGLQIVVYGIQRGLGIEVFPVDLIYRPWKHAEGQLSFIQHSLMSPEVFCFADYPCHNVATDILKAPPEDDNRGIATWKSLDLVESLLRLSEVGQYEQVKQLFSFPIKHCPDMLVLALLQISTSWHTLRHELISTLMPIFLGNHPNSAIILHYAWHGQGQSPSIRQLIMHSMAEWYMRGEQYDQAKLSRILDVAQDLKSLSMLLNGTPFAFVIDLAALASRREYLKLDKWLTDKIREHGEPFIQACVTFLKRRCPSIMGGLAPDKDQPKSAQLPPETLATMLACLQSCAGSVSQELSETILTMVANCSNVMNKARQPPPGVMPKGRAPSTSSLDAISPVQVPLCMDPLSSMGSLNLGGTATSHTQSMQGFPTSLSSAFSNPQSPAKAFPPLSNPNPSTPFGGIGSLSSQLPGMDSGPLSTGISSGIGSSLGMPTVSTDPFGTRKMSTPGLNPPTFQQTDLSQVWPEANQHFSKEIDDEANSYFQRIYNHPPHPTMSVDEVLEMLQRFKDSTIKREREVFNCMLRNLFEEYRFFPQYPDKELHITACLFGGIIEKGLVTYMALGLALRYVLEALRKPYGSKMYYFGIAALDRFKNRLKDYPQYCQHLASIAHFLQFPHHLQEYIEYGQQSRDPPVKMQGSITTPGSLALAQVQAQAQSQQPGGPKAPQPGPASTLVTTTTTTTTAAKTTTITRPTPSSFKKDVPPSINTTNIDTLLVATDQTERIVEPPENVQEKIAFIFNNLSQSNMTQKVEELKETVKDEFMPWVSQYLVMKRVSIEPNFHSLYSNFLDTLKNPEFVKMVLNETYRNIKVLLTSDKAAANFSDRSLLKNLGHWLGMITLAKNKPILYTDLEVKSLLLEAYVKGQQELLYVVPFVAKVLESSLRSMVFRPQNPWTMAIMNVLAELHQEHDLKLNLKFEIEVLCKNLSLDINDLKPGNLLKDKEKLKSLEEQLSAPKKEAKPPEELLPVSTTVFCPTGDFVPFAAPPSTPAATTTACTTTGPPTPQFSYHDINVYALAGLAPHININVNIPLLQAHPQLKQCVRQSVERAVQELVHPVVDRSIKIAMTTCEQIIRKDFALDSEESRMRVAAHHMMRNLTAGMAMITCREPLLMSIATNLKNSFAAALRAPTPQQREMMEEAAARIAQDNCELACCFIQKTAVEKAGPEMDKRLATEFELRKHARQEGRRYCDPVVLTYQAERMPEQIRLKVGGVDPKQLAVYEEFARNVPGFLPSNDLSQPTGFLAQPMKQQAWATDDVAQIYDKCMADLEQHLHAIPPALAMNPLTQALRSLLEAVALARNSRDGIAALGLLQKAVEGLLDATSGADADLLLRYRECHLLVLKALQDGRAYGPQWCNKQITRCLIECRDEYKYNVEAVELLIRNHLVNMQQYDLHLAQSMENGLHYMAVAFAMQLVKLLLVDERSVSHVTEADLFHTIETLMRTCAHSRANAPEGLPQLMDVVRSNYEAMIDRAHGGPNFMMHSGISQASEYDDPPGLREKAEYLLREWVNLYHSAAAGRDSTKAFSAFVGQMHGQGILKTDDLITRFFRLCTEMCVEISYRAQAEQQHNPAASAAIIRAKCYHNLDAFVRLIALLVKHSGEATNTVTKINLLNKVLGIVVGVLIQDHDVRQTEFQQLPYHRIFIMLLLELNAPEHVLETINFQTLTAFCNTFHILRPTKAPGFVYAWLELISHRIFIARMLAHTPQQKGWPMYAQLLIDLFKYLAPFLRNVELNKPMQILYKGTLRVLLVLLHDFPEFLCDYHYGFCDVIPPNCIQLRNLILSAFPRNMRLPDPFTPNLKVDMLSEINIAPRILTNFTGVMPSQFKKDLDSYLKTRSPVTFLSELRSNLQVSNEPGNRYNIQLINALVLYVGTQAIAHIHNKGSTPSMSTITHSAHMDIFQNLAVDLDTEGRYLFLNAIANQLRYPNSHTHYFSCTMLYLFAEANTEAIQEQITRVLLERLIVNRPHPWGLLITFIELIKNPAFKFWSHDFVHCAPEIEKLFQSVAQCCMGQKQAQQVMEGTGAS comes from the exons ATGAATCTTGATTCGCTCTCGCTGGCTTTGTCTCAAATCAGCTATCTGGCGGAcaatttaacaaagaaaaactacCGAGCCAGCCAGCAAGAAATACAACAT ATTGTAAATCGTCACGGTCCTGAGGCAGACAGGCATCTATTACGCTGTCTCTTCTCCCATGTGGATTTCAGTGGCGATGGTAAAAGCAGTGGCAAAGACTTTCACCAG ACACAGTTTCTGATCCAGGAGTGTGTGTCGCTGATATCAAAGCCAAACTTTATCTCAACTCTTTGTTACGCCATAGACAATCCCCTACACTACCAGAAG AGTTTGAAGCCATCTGCCCATTTATTCACTCAACTGAGTAAAGTTCTTAAGCTCAGCAAGGTCCAAGAG gTGATATTTGGACTTGCTTTGCTCAATTCCAGCAACACAGACCTTCGTGGCTTTG CTGCACAGTTCATCAAGCAGAAACTTCCAGATCTCCTGCGGTCATACGTTGACGCTGATCTCGGAGGAAACCAGGAAGGTGGCTTTCAAGACATTGCCATAGAGGTCTTGCACCTACTGCTCTCCCATCTACTGTTTGGCCAGAAGGGAGCCAGTGGGGTAGGGCAAGAGCAGATTGACGCCTTCCTGAAGACACTTTGCCGAG ATTTCCCCCAGGAGCGCTGCCCTGTGGTGCTCGCACCACTGCTGTACCCTGAAAAACGGGACATTCTCATGGACAGGATCCTACCAGACTCGGGGGAGTTGGCTAAGACCATGATGGAGAGTTCTCTCTCAGAATTCATGCAAGAAGTTGGCTATGGCTTCTGTGCAAG TGTGGATGAGTGCAGAAATATAATCCTCCAATATGGGGTGAGGGAGGTGACGGCCAGCCAGGTAGCCAGGGTCCTGGGCATGATGGCTCGTACACACTCTGGCCTAACTGATGGTATCCCCCTACAG TCCATCTCTGCTCCAGGTAGTGGTATCTGGAGTGATGGTAAGGATAAGAACGATGGTTCGCAGGCACACACATGGAATGTCGAGGTTCTCATCGACGTTGTCAAAGAAGTT AATCCCAACCTGAACTTCAAAGAGGTGACGTACGAACTGGACCATGCAGGCTTTATAATCCGTGACAGTAAAGGCCTGCAAATTGTGGTTTATGGCATTCAGAGGGGATTGGGAATCGAGGTCTTCCCTGTCGATCTCATCTATCGGCCATGGAAACACGCAGAGGGACAG ctgTCATTCATTCAACACTCTCTGATGagtccagaagtgttttgtttcGCTGACTACCCCTGTCACAATGTGGCCACTGACATCCTCAAGGCCCCACCAGAGGATGACAACAGGGGGATTGCCACATG GAAAAGTCTGGACCTGGTCGAGAGCCTGCTCAGGCTGTCTGAGGTGGGCCAGTACGAGCAGGTGAAGCAGTTGTTCAGCTTCCCAATCAAACACTGCCCAGACATGTTGGTGTTGGCATTACTGCAGATCTCCACCTCCTGGCACACACTGCGCCATGAGCTCATCTCTACCCTAATGCCCATCTTTCTGGGCAACCACCCCAACTCTGCCATTATCCTGCACTACGCCTGGCATGGACAG GGACAGTCTCCATCCATCCGTCAGTTAATAATGCATTCGATGGCAGAGTGGTACATGAGAGGGGAGCAGTATGACCAAGCCAAGTTGTCTCGCATCCTGGATGTGGCCCAGGACTTGAAG tcTCTATCGATGCTGCTGAATGGTACTCCATTTGCCTTTGTTATTGACCTCGCTGCACTTGCCTCGCGCCGTGAATACCTCAAACTTGATAAATGGCTGACTGACAAAATCAGAGAGCATGGG gaaCCTTTTATCCAGGCGTGTGTGACATTCCTAAAGAGGCGCTGCCCATCCATTATGGGAGGTCTGGCCCCTGATAAGGACCAGCCCAAAAGTGCCCAGCTCCCGCCAGAGACCTTAGCCACCATGCTGGCCTGCCTGCAGTCCTGTGCTGG GAGTGTGTCCCAGGAGTTGTCAGAGACTATCCTCACCATGGTTGCCAACTGCAGCAATGTGATGAATAAAGCTCGGCAGCCACCACCAGGGGTGATGCCCAAGGGCCGTGCCCCCAGCACCAGCAGCCTGGATGCCATCTCACCTGTACAGGTACCTTTATGT ATGGACCCTCTCTCAAGCATGGGTTCCTTGAACTTAGGGGGCACAGCCACCTCACACACCCAGAGCATGCAAGGTTTCCCCACCTCACTGAGTTCAGCTTTTAGTAATCCCCAGTCCCCAGCTAAGGCCTTCCCCCCACTGTCCAACCCCAACCCCAGCACACCATTTGGGGGAATTGGCAGTCTGTCCTCACAGCTCCCTGGTATGGACTCTG GTCCCCTGAGCACAGGCATCAGCTCTGGTATTGGCTCTAGTCTGGGGATGCCAACAGTAAGCACTGACCCTTTTGGCACCAGGAAGATGAGCACACCAGGCTTGAATCCACCTACCTTTCAGCAGA CTGACCTTTCTCAGGTGTGGCCCGAGGCAAACCAGCACTTTAGCAAGGAGATAGATGATGAAGCAAACAGTTACTTCCAGCGCATCTACAACCACCCACCTCACCCAACCATGTCCGTGGATGAA GTACTTGAGATGCTGCAGAGGTTCAAGGATTCAACCATCAAGCGGGAGCGAGAGGTGTTCAACTGCATGCTTCGGAACCTGTTTGAGGAATATCGGTTCTTCCCCCAGTACCCAGACAAGGAGCTGCACATCACTGCCTGCCTTTTTGGTGGAATTATCGAGAAGGGTCTTGTCACCTACATGGCCCTTGGCTTAGCCCTCCGATATGTCCTTGAAGCCTTAAGAAAACCCTACGGATCCAAAATGTATTACTTTGGAATAGCTGCCCTAGATAGGTTCAAAAACAG ACTAAAGGACTATCCTCAGTATTGTCAACACTTGGCTTCAATTGCCCACTTCTTGCAGTTCCCCCACCATTTACAAGAG TATATCGAGTATGGCCAACAGTCACGGGACCCTCCGGTGAAGATGCAAGGCTCCATCACCACACCTGGTAGTCTGGCACTGGCACAAGTTCAAGCCCAGGCTCAATCGCAGCAACCTGGTGGCCCTAAAGCCCCACAACCTGGTCCGGCCAGCACCCTCGTCACCACCACAACGACCACAACCACAGCAGCAAAGACCACCACCATAACAAGACCAACGCCCAGCAGCTTCAAGAAGGATGTGCCT CCCTCCATAAACACTACCAACATTGACACACTGCTTGTGGCCACTGACCAAACCGAAAGGATTGTAGagcctccagagaatgtccaggAGAAGATagcttttattttcaacaacCTGTCTCAGTCCAACATGACACAGAAG GTGGAGGAGTTGAAAGAGACTGTGAAGGATGAGTTTATGCCCTGGGTGTCTCAGTACCTTGTGATGAAGCGTGTCAGCATAGAGCCCAACTTCCACAGTCTGTACTCCAACTTTCTGGACACTCTCAAGAACCCAGAGTTTGTCAAGATGGTCCTCAATGAGACTTACAGGAACATCaag GTGCTCTTGACCTCGGACAAGGCAGCTGCCAATTTCTCTGATCGCTCCCTGCTGAAGAATCTGGGCCACTGGTTGGGGATGATTACACTGGCTAAAAACAAGCCTATCCTCTATACA gATCTGGAAGTCAAGTCTCTGCTTCTAGAAGCCTATGTGAAAGGCCAGCAGGAATTACTTTATGTGGTTCCCTTTGTGGCCAAGGTTTTGGAATCTAGTCTTCGGAGCATG GTTTTCAGGCCCCAGAATCCCTGGACTATGGCCATCATGAATGTCCTTGCTGAGCTTCATCAGGAACATGACCTCAAG cttaACTTAAAGTTTGAGATTGAAGTTCTGTGTAAGAACTTGTCTCTGGACATAAATGACCTGAAGCCAGGAAACCTCCTGAAGGACAAGGAGAAGCTGAAGAGTCTAGAGGAACAACTTTCTGCACCAAAGAAGGAGGCAAAACCCCCAGAAGAGTTGCTACCAGTCTCTACCACAG TTTTTTGTCCAACAGGAGACTTTGTCCCATTCGCAGCTCCTCCCTCAACCCCAGCTGCCACCACCACCGCCTGCACAACCACTGGGCCCCCAACCCCACAGTTCAGTTACCATGACATCAATGTGTATGCCTTGGCTGGCCTGGCTCCACACATCAATATAAATGTCAAT ATCCCTCTGCTACAGGCCCATCCTCAGTTGAAGCAGTGTGTACGGCAATCAGTAGAGCGAGCCGTCCAGGAGCTAGTGCATCCTGTGGTTGATCGCTCCATTAAAATTGCTATGACAACCTGTGAGCAGATCATCAGGAAGGACTTTGCCCTGGATTCAGAGGAGTCCCGCATGCGTGTCGCTGCCCATCATAtgatgagaaacctgaccgctGGCATGGCCATGATCACCTGCCGTGAGCCGCTGCTCATGAGCATCGCCACCAACCTGAAGAACAGTTTTGCTGCTGCTCTTAGG GCACCAACCCCACAACAAAGGGAAATGATGGAAGAGGCTGCTGCTCGGATTGCTCAAGACAACTGTGAATTAGCTTGTTGCTTCATTCAGAAAACAGCTGTGGAGAAGGCTGGTCCTGAAATGGACAAGAGACTGGCCACA GAGTTTGAGCTGAGGAAGCATGCACGTCAGGAGGGACGGCGTTATTGTGATCCTGTTGTTCTGACTTACCAAGCTGAACGTATGCCTGAGCAGATAAGACTCAAG GTAGGAGGAGTGGACCCGAAGCAACTGGCTGTATATGAGGAGTTTGCCAGAAATGTTCCCGGTTTCTTGCCCAGTAATGATCTCTCACAACCCACTGGCTTCCTGGCTCAGCCCATGAAG caacaGGCATGGGCCACAGATGATGTGGCTCAGATCTACGATAAGTGCATGGCAGACTTGGAGCAACATCTTCATGCCATTCCCCCTGCCCTTGCCATGAACCCCTTGACCCAGGCCCTGCGCAGCCTGCTGGAGGCTGTGGCTTTGGCACGTAACTCCAGGGACGGCATCGCTGCACTTGGCCTCCTGCAGAAG GCTGTGGAAGGTCTTCTTGATGCCACTAGTGGAGCTGATGCTGACTTGCTGCTTCGCTACAGAGAGTGCCACCTGCTGGTGCTCAAAGCCCTGCAGGATGGACGTGCCTATGGACCACAGTGGTGCAATAAGCAGATCACCAG GTGTCTGATAGAATGCCGTGATGAGTACAAATACAACGTAGAGGCTGTTGAGCTTCTGATCAGAAACCATCTTGTGAATATGCAGCAGTATGACTTGCACCTGGCACAG tcaATGGAAAATGGATTGCACTACATGGCAGTTGCATTCGCCATGCAGTTGGTGAAGCTGCTGCTTGTGGATGAACGCAGTGTCAGCCATGTCACAGAGGCCGACCTCTTTCACACCATTGAGACTTTGATGAGGACCTGTGCACACTCCAGAGCCAACGCACCCGAGGG GCTTCCCCAGCTCATGGATGTTGTTCGCTCCAACTATGAAGCCATGATTGACCGGGCCCACGGTGGACCCAACTTTATGATGCACTCTGGGATTTCACAGGCTTCAGAATACGACGATCCCCCAGGCCTGAGGGAGAAAGCAGAGTACCTCTTGAGGGAATGGGTGAACCTGTATCACTCAGCTGCTGCCGGCAGGGACAGTACCAAAGCATTCTCTGCCTTTGTTGGACAG ATGCACGGACAGGGGATCTTAAAGACAGATGATCTGATCACAAGGTTCTTCCGGCTGtgcacagaaatgtgtgtggaGATCAGCTATCGGGCACaagctgagcagcagcacaacCCAGCAGCCAGCGCAGCTATTATCAGAGCCAAGTGTTACCACAACCTGGATGCCTTTGTTAGGCTCATAGCCCTGCTGGTCAAACACTCTGGAGAGGCcaccaacacagtgacaaagaTCAACCTCCTCAACAAG GTGCTGGGTATCGTTGTTGGGGTGTTGATCCAGGACCATGATGTCCGTCAGACAGAATTCCAACAGCTGCCATACCACCGCATTTTCATCATGCTGCTGTTGGAGCTCAATGCTCCTGAACACGTCTTGGAGACCATCAACTTCCAGACACTCACTGCCTTCTG CAATACCTTCCACATCCTGAGACCCACCAAAGCACCTGGCTTTGTGTACGCCTGGCTGGAACTCATCTCCCATCGCATCTTCATTGCCAGGATGCTCGCGCACACACCACAGCAGAAG GGTTGGCCCATGTACGCACAGCTGCTGATTGATCTCTTCAAGTACCTGGCCCCTTTCCTGAGGAATGTAGAACTCAACAAACCTATGCAAATCCTCTACAAG GGTACACTGCGAGTGCTCCTGGTCCTGCTGCATGATTTCCCAGAGTTCCTGTGTGACTATCACTACGGCTTCTGTGATGTTATTCCACCCAACTGCATCCAGCTCCGCAACCTCATCCTCAGTGCCTTCCCACGCAACATGAGGCTCCCGGATCCGTTCACACCCAATCTCAAG GTGGACATGCTGAGTGAGATCAACATCGCTCCCCGTATCCTCACCAACTTCACAGGCGTCATGCCTTCGCAGTTCAAGAAGGACCTGGACTCGTATCTGAAGACACGATCACCAGTCACTTTCCTTTCAGAGCTGCGCAGCAACCTGCAG gTGTCCAATGAGCCGGGAAATCGCTACAACATCCAGCTGATCAATGCTCTCGTGCTGTACGTAGGCACACAGGCCATCGCTCACATCCACAACAAGGGCAGCACACCCTCCATGAGCACCATCACTCACTCTGCACACATGGACATCTTCCAGAACCTGGCCGTGGACCTGGACACTGAGG GGCGTTACCTGTTCTTGAACGCGATCGCAAATCAGCTGCGTTACCCCAACAGTCACACTCACTACTTCAGCTGCACCATGCTCTATCTGTTTGCTGAAGCCAACACAGAGGCCATCCAAGAGCAGATCACCAG GGTTCTGTTGGAGAGGCTGATTGTGAACAGGCCTCACCCATGGGGTCTCCTCATCACCTTCATCGAGCTGATCAAGAATCCTGCCTTCAAGTTCTGGAGCCACGACTTTGTGCACTGTGCCCCTGAGATTGAAAA GCTGTTCCAGTCTGTAGCTCAGTGCTGCATGGGACAGAAGCAGGCCCAGCAGGTGATGGAAGGCACCGGTGCCAGCTAG